Part of the Sporomusa termitida genome, TAAAACGGGGATTGGCAGCCCTGCACTTATAAATAGAGTCAATGGCGTCGGTATAACTTGTTATAAAGCCTGGATACACCACACCGGCTTTACTCATATACCCGGTAGTTTCACTGGGAAACAACGTGCCGTTACTGAGCATAAAGGATAACGAGCATTGGGTGTGGCCTTTTGTTGCCAGCACGGTAATGCGCAACCCACCCAGTTCCAGCATGTCGCCATCATAGAGGCACTGGTCCACTTTCAGCAATGCATTGTCATATTCTGCCGGCATGGCAGCCCCATACAGCAGGGCGGCCTGCCGTCCAAGGTCCTTAATTGTCTGCAAGGCATTCTGCCTGTTTAAAATACGCATGGCATATTCGGCACCAAGCACCCTGGTGTCCGGCCAGGTCCCTTTCAGATAAGGGATGGCCCCGATATGGTCGTAATGGGAATGGCTGATCAGAATAAAATCTAATGAGCGTGCAGCCAGCACCTGCCTGATATTGTTAATAAGCTGACCCGCACAATAGGCCATGCCGCAATCAATCAAGGCTGTTTTTCTTTCTCCCAGGATTAAAAAAGCGTTGCCGCCTTTACCGCCGGTAACATCTACAATTCTATCCATTGGTTCACCTTGTCATCGTTTGTTTGTCGGATTAGGAGCATTTTCTCCTTAGCTATTTATTACGGTTCAACAACCTCAGGCAGATAATCCAGCAATTTGGCCGGCGTCGGCGGCCTGTTAAGCCGGGTAAGCAACAGTTCAAAATCAGTAGTATCAAAAATGGGAATCCGCCTTAGTAAAAAAACATGATCCCGGCCGGGTTTGTTCAGACCACTTAATACGGTAAAAGCGCCCTGATAACCGCTGGCTTCTGCCACTTCCCAGACAGGCAGGTTATAATAACCGTAGGGATAGGAAAAAAGCACTGCCGGCTGGCCGGCGATCTGTTCGAGCTGTCGTTTATTAACCCGGATTTCGCGCCTGAGCTCCCTGTCATTCAATTGGGTCAGGTCCCGGTGCGTCATGGAATGACCGCCGACACTAAAACCGGTTTGCGCCATAGCCCGCACCTGCCGGGCGGAAAGACGCCGGTCACTGTCAACATTGATTCCCACCACCAAAAAAACAGCCGTAAAGCCATATTTCTTTAAAACCGGTACAGCATTCACATAATTATCATCATAGCCATCGTCAAAAGTAAACATAATCGGTTTTTCCGGCAGCGATACCTGCCGGCCATGCATATAAGCAACCAATTGCGCCGGGGTAATGCTCTCAAAACCGGCTTGTTGCAACAGCCTGAGTTGCCGTTCAAACTCAGCGGCGGTAACTGTCAGGCGGGGTAAGCCGCCGTCATCGTTGCCGACATGATGGTACAGCAGGACAGGGATGCCCTCTTCCCCACCGGCGCTGGCGATCCCCCCCGGCAACAGCATTAACGCTGCCAGCATGAAACCGATCACTTGTTTCTTTAGCGTCAGCAAATCGCCCCGCCTAATCAATAACAAACACCTCAAGCTCAGTATACCAGTTTTAATGATTTTCGACAATGCTTACCCGGGCAGATTGCGCCCAGCGTTACAAGCGGGGAATTTTTCTGTGATCCAATAATATTATTGTTACATTTTTATTTAATATCAATTACAATATTGGTAATACATACAGTCAATAAATGAGAGCAGATTAGCCTTAATTCGGCTGTCAAACCAGGGGGAGGTCACGAACTGTGAAGAATACCAAAATAAGTATTGTCGTCTCTGGCGATATATGTGTAAATGTACATCAGTGGCAAACAAAACATCAGGGTCCGCAGGGGTTAAACTGGCAGCATTTCCCCCAGCTGCATCAGGACATCAAAGGCGGCACAGCGTTATTACTGGCCAAGCTTGTTGCTTTGTCGACAGGGGCGGCCATTCATTCCCCCGAACTGCAGGCTGAAGATAAAAACCTGCCGCCGGAGATTCTCCGCTCCACGCTGGAGCTGGGTCTCTTTCCCGTACAGCCGCAGGCAGATC contains:
- a CDS encoding MBL fold metallo-hydrolase, which translates into the protein MDRIVDVTGGKGGNAFLILGERKTALIDCGMAYCAGQLINNIRQVLAARSLDFILISHSHYDHIGAIPYLKGTWPDTRVLGAEYAMRILNRQNALQTIKDLGRQAALLYGAAMPAEYDNALLKVDQCLYDGDMLELGGLRITVLATKGHTQCSLSFMLSNGTLFPSETTGYMSKAGVVYPGFITSYTDAIDSIYKCRAANPRFIISPHLGLLSAAEAAGYWDKCLTAIGDTRKFILGLFAQGYTNEEILTAYEKNFRDEESRLEQPFSAFALNAQGMIKTVLKTKRLLT
- a CDS encoding polysaccharide deacetylase family protein — translated: MLLIRRGDLLTLKKQVIGFMLAALMLLPGGIASAGGEEGIPVLLYHHVGNDDGGLPRLTVTAAEFERQLRLLQQAGFESITPAQLVAYMHGRQVSLPEKPIMFTFDDGYDDNYVNAVPVLKKYGFTAVFLVVGINVDSDRRLSARQVRAMAQTGFSVGGHSMTHRDLTQLNDRELRREIRVNKRQLEQIAGQPAVLFSYPYGYYNLPVWEVAEASGYQGAFTVLSGLNKPGRDHVFLLRRIPIFDTTDFELLLTRLNRPPTPAKLLDYLPEVVEP